In a single window of the Synechococcus sp. MW101C3 genome:
- the petH gene encoding ferredoxin--NADP reductase has product MRTSTAALRQSDARMFTLVVEGLQGPGERAAERRFMVPLSRMQATLRLINQQGGRLISVTQSDQAPTPSPDPGPSDPVAPPAIAPVTTTAAKEPGKHEAVPVNLYKPKDPYVGTVLGNYSLLAEGAIGRVNHITFDLSEGKLHYVEGQSIGIIPDGTDTNGKPHKLRLYSIASTRHGDNLEDKTVSLCVRQLQYEKDGETINGVCSTFLCDIEPGAKVRITGPVGKEMLLPPDEDANVIMLATGTGIAPMRAYLRRMFDPGEREKNPHYQFKGKAWLIMGVPTTANLLYEDDFQSYLSHFPDNFRYTKAISREQQNPSGGRMYIQDRVAEHGEEIFNMIEDPKTHVYMCGLRGMEPGIDEAMTKAAEAKGLTWSELRPQLKKAERWHVETY; this is encoded by the coding sequence ATGCGCACCTCGACCGCCGCGCTTCGCCAGTCCGATGCCCGCATGTTCACCCTGGTGGTGGAAGGGCTGCAGGGTCCCGGAGAGCGAGCGGCCGAACGTCGCTTCATGGTGCCGCTGTCCCGGATGCAGGCCACGCTGCGCCTGATCAACCAGCAGGGAGGACGACTGATCTCGGTCACCCAATCCGACCAGGCCCCCACCCCATCTCCTGACCCCGGCCCCTCCGACCCGGTCGCCCCCCCCGCCATCGCTCCTGTGACCACCACCGCCGCCAAAGAACCGGGCAAGCACGAGGCCGTGCCCGTGAACCTCTACAAGCCGAAGGACCCCTATGTGGGCACCGTGCTCGGCAACTATTCCCTGCTCGCCGAGGGGGCGATCGGCCGGGTGAACCACATCACTTTCGACCTCTCCGAGGGCAAGCTCCACTACGTGGAAGGCCAGAGCATCGGCATCATTCCCGATGGCACCGACACCAACGGCAAACCGCACAAGCTGCGTCTGTATTCGATCGCCAGCACCCGCCACGGCGACAACCTCGAAGACAAAACCGTGTCGCTCTGCGTCCGCCAGCTGCAATACGAGAAAGACGGCGAAACCATCAACGGTGTCTGCTCCACGTTCCTCTGTGACATCGAGCCCGGCGCCAAGGTGCGGATCACGGGGCCCGTGGGCAAGGAAATGCTCCTCCCGCCCGACGAAGACGCCAACGTGATCATGCTGGCCACCGGCACCGGCATCGCACCGATGCGAGCCTATCTGCGCCGCATGTTTGATCCCGGCGAGCGTGAGAAGAACCCCCACTACCAGTTCAAAGGCAAGGCCTGGCTGATCATGGGCGTGCCCACCACCGCCAACCTGCTCTACGAAGACGACTTCCAGAGCTACCTGAGCCACTTCCCCGACAACTTCCGCTACACCAAGGCCATCAGCCGCGAGCAGCAGAACCCCTCGGGCGGCCGTATGTACATCCAGGACCGGGTGGCCGAACACGGCGAAGAGATCTTCAACATGATCGAAGACCCCAAGACCCACGTCTACATGTGCGGTCTGCGGGGCATGGAGCCCGGCATCGACGAAGCCATGACCAAGGCCGCCGAAGCCAAAGGGCTGACCTGGTCGGAGCTGCGCCCCCAGCTCAAGAAAGCCGAGCGCTGGCACGTGGAAACCTACTGA